ACGAGAAAGCCATCCGGTACATCACCTTTGCCGTCGACGCCGCGGCCCGCATGGACATCCTAATCGACGATCTTCTGGCCTACGCGCGGGTGGGCCGCCAGCGGAACATCAGACCCCTTGATCCACGGCCGGTGGTCCAGGAGGTGCTCTCGAGCCTGTCTGCCAGTCTTCAGGAGCGGGGCGCGCTGGTGACCGTTGGTGACCTCTATCCTGTTCTGGCCGACGAGTCCCAGGTGCGTCAGGTGTTCCAGAATCTGATCGGCAACGCCCTGAAATTCCAGCCGCACGGGCGCGTCCCACAGGTGCTGGTGGCTGCCACACGAGAGGGAGACCGGGTGCATTTCCAGGTGCAGGACAACGGCATCGGGATAGCCGAGGAATACTACGAGCGCGTGTTCACTATTTTTCAGCAGCTACACGGGAAAAGCGAGTTCCCTGGCAGTGGCCTCGGTCTGGCAATCGTCCGGAAAATCATTGAGGAACACGAGGGTCGCATCTGGTTGAACTCGGTCGTGGGCGCGGGCACGACCTTCCATTTCACCTTGCCATTCAGTGAGGCGTGAAGGTCAGTACAGTCCAGAACACCGCACGTGCTCATAACGGAGGGCACACGAAAAGTGCTGACCTCACCGGATGCGGAACCGGCCAGGGGGTGTATTGCCCTGCATCACACCTGTTTCAGGACGAGAAACCTCCGGCCGGCCGTCGGAAGCAACGTGGGGGCTACGGCCGTTCGAACGCACCTTCCATAGCTGCCCTGCATGACGTGAAAAGTTGCCGCAACAGGTCGCCCGCCTGAGGTGTCCTGCCACGACGGCACCCTGCCACCCGCTACTCTTCTGCTTCGGCAAGGCGCGCATGCCAGAAACCCAGCGTGTCCTGCACCACCCTGGTGTACTCGTCGAGCCCGGTGGGTTTGGTGATGTAGGCGGTGGCACCAGCCTGAATGCTTTTCTTCGCATCTGCCTCGGCGGTGGACCCGCTGAACACCAGAACCGGCAGGTCCCGAAAGGCAGGGTCCTGCCGAACTTCGGCCAGCACTTCGACAGCACTCTTGCGGGGTGTGTTGCCGTCAAGCAGCATCAGTTGTGGCCGGGAGGCATGCTCATATGGCGGCTGACGCTTCAGATATGCCAGGGCGTCGACCCCGTCCGGAACGACCTGCAGCGAAAGGTCCGGCAGAAAGTCCTCCAGGGCCAGTTCCATAAGCATGACGTCCGCCTGGTTGTCTTCGACCATCAGTACGTTAAACACGGCCACCCTCGAATAGGGATGGAGTAGCCAGGAGAATCGGGTTGACGGCGGTGCCATCACGATGGGGTAACAGGAAGACGGGATTTTGCGTGATAGACCGTGACATGGGGACCTCGGGGAAAAGTCTTGATTTGGGAGTGGCCGTATTCTGGACTGCTAGCGTTTCGGAAGTGTGAATCCGAAGGTGGCACCCTGTCCGGGCGAGCCGGTGGCCATCACTTGGCCTCCGTGCCGGTGAATGATGCGGCGCACGTTCGCCAGTCCGACACCGACTCCCTCAAATTCGTCGTGCCGGTGCAGCCGCTGGAACACCGAGAACAGTTTGTTGCTGTAGCGCGGGTCGAATCCGGCTCCGTTATCGTTGACGAAGACAGCCCAGTCGCGCTCCCGCTCCTGTGCCCAGATCTCAATGACGGCCTCATCCCTGGTCCGGCTGTATTTCAGGGCGTTCGACAGCAGGTTTTCCATCACCTGATGAAGGGTATCTTCGTCGCCCATCACCTGCGGCAGGTTCCGGACCTGCCATTGCACTTTTCGCTCGACCAGATCCGGCTGCAACTCCCGTCTCACACGTTCCACCAGAGTGCCAAGGTCCACGGGTGTGAGCCGCAGAGGCAGCCGTGAGGTGCGCGACAGGTCCAGCATTGCGTCGATCAGGGTATTCATGCGGTGTGCAGCGTCATCGATGACCGTGAGGTAACGCGCTGCTTTCGGATCTGTGTATTCGGCCAGCTGCTTGCGCAGCAGGGTGTTGAAGCTGATGATGTGCCGCACCGGGGTTCGGAGGTCGTGGCTGACGCTGTAGGCGAAGGCTTCAAGTTCCTCGTTCGCGGCTTCGAGCTTGCGGCGTTCCTCGGCGAGGTGGACGACTCCCTGAGCGCTTTCCAGCGCCAGGCCCAGACTATGAACGGTGGTCGTCAGGACGGCCTTGTCCGCCGCACTCCAGGACCGGGGTTCGAAAAGGGCCACGTTGAAAATACCGTGGACCTTCCCGTTGACCATCACCGGGAGTGTGGCAACGGTATGGGGGTGCTGTGCCAATTCGGCGACAACGTCCTGATCGGGGTCATAGCGCTCCTGGAACCAGGGGGTTTTCGTCTCACAGGGGATATCCAGCGTGGGAGTCCGGCCCACCGGAAAACCGGCCTCGACGGCGGCCTGAAGCTGGCCGGACCCGACATTTCCAACCAGGGCCGCGGCGTTCCACCGGCCACCGTGGTGCTGGTAAAAGACCGCGTATCCACCCGGCAACAAGGAGAGAACCAGCTCCATTGACCGGCTCAGCAGGGCGTTTGGCTCGGTTTGCAGGGTGAGGTCATGGGTCAACTCGGCAAAGCCTTCGAGTGCCCGGCTGCGTGCCTCCAGCTCATTGCGCTGATCGAGCATCCGCTGTGCTATCTCCGCACGTTCCAGCGCCAGGGTCAGGCTTCTGCCTACCGAACGGAACACGGCCCGTTCCCGTTCGCTGAGCTCTCCGTCCCGCCGGGTGCCCATCGTCAGGAGCCCCATGGGCCTGTCATCCACAACGCACGGATAGAAGGCCGCGGCGCCGTAGTCCTCCGTCCGCGCGGCACCCTGGACCTCGGCGTCCCACCCCGCCACGAAGACCGGTTCATGGGTTGCCAGGGCTTGCGCATAGCCGGGCGCCGTGACCGGAATGCCTGCAGTCAGAACGGCCACCAGTTCGGGGGCCAGGTCATCGGACCAGACCTGGCACTTCCAGAAACTGTCCTCCAGTGTGGAATAAGCGACCGTCACGTCGCCCAGTGTGGCCTCCAGGACGTCGACGGCGTGGCGTGCGAGCACCAGGACGTCGGTGGTCGTACTGGAGATCTTGCTGAACGCGACAAAGGCGTCCAGGGCTGAAATGGCCTCCTGCGCGGCTTTTGCCGCCGTGATGTCCCGTGACACGACGCTGAGCTGATTGACCTCGCCCTGCTTGTCGTACAGCGGAGACATGGTGATTTCCCACCACTTCGGTGTGCCCTTGAACGTTGCCCGGGCCGCTTCAATCACGGTTCGTTCGCCCCGCCGGGCCCGCTCAAGCGCCGCTTCCACTCTGCCCCGGGTGGGACCGTCCCAGAAGTCGAGCCACAGCACGTTCCGGCACGCGTCGAAATTGTCGATCTCCATGGTGGCCATGCCGCCTGCGTTCATAGAAAGCAGCCGGCTGTCCAGGTCAAGCACCTTGATACAGCTGGTGCTCGCGTCCATCATGCTTTGAAGCTGAGCCCGGTGCTGACGCTCCTGTACGAGGTCGTCGATGTTCACGGCTGTGAACAGCCAGACAGACGCTCCGTCCACCGCCGAGGGTTGCAGCCGCCCGGTCACACGAAACCACCCCGGTCCCTTCCTTAAACTCTGGAACTGAAGCTCCAGCTCGAATGGGACACGCTGGGCCAGTCTGGAGGACACCCCCCGCTGCTGCTCAGGCGTCAACAGGTCCATCAGATCCGGATTTCTCCCCGCGTGGTCCCAGGTCGCAAGCGCCTGCCAGGCCTGATTGCCCCACAGGCTCCGGCCCTGCGCGTCAGCCGTGCAGGCCGGATGGGGAAAGACATCAGAAAGAAGGGCCGCTTCTTCAGCGGGATGATGGAGCATAGGTCAGCATAGGGTTCTTGCGCCCCGAAGTCGTTTTTCCAGCTGTTCACATCACCGTCATAAAGAGTTAAGGACCCTGCGGCGTGCAGCAATGTGCTTGCTCAGGCCCCTTTCCAGCCAGGACCGTTGCTGCGCATTTCAGGTAGAGGGGCCAGAGCGGTCAATGCGGTGCCTCATCACACCGGTGGTTAAGCCCCCACCATGAGATCGGCTTGGACACCATGTGAAGGACCCCCAATCGGGTGGCAGATGTAAGAAATCCAATGAGAGGATCTTTATGACAGGGCGTGAAAGATCAACGTAATCTTCATGAAACTAGTCTTCATGGAAAGGGTGGATCCAGCGCAGCCACCAAAGACCCCGCCTGACCAGAAGCGTCCCAGACGGCGTGCACGGCAGTTCGAGGCGGTCCCCATGGAGCCTAATGAACACACCACACCTGAAGTCCCTCGCTGCCGCCGCCCTCTCCCTGAGCCTCACCCTCGCCGCCTGTGGCTCCACCCCCGCACCCACTGAGACCCCCACCGCCACGCCCACAGCCAGCAGCGAGCAGGCCTGGGTCTCCGGCGAAACCGGCCTGGCCTCGCAGTCGATTGCCGCCGGTACCAACAACCTGACCCGCGTTCCCTGGACCAGTGCCACCAACGGCTGGGGCCCGATCGAGATTGACCGTTCCAATGGAGAGCAGGCAGCCGGTGACGGCCGGACACTGACCCTGCAGGGCAAGACGTACACCAGCGGCTTCGGCACCAACGCCGCGTCGAGCATGACCTTCGACCTCGGCGGGCGCTGCGCGACCTTTACCACCGGCATGGGGATCGATGACGAGGTCGGCAACGCCGGCAGCGTGGT
The sequence above is drawn from the Deinococcus malanensis genome and encodes:
- a CDS encoding response regulator, whose amino-acid sequence is MFNVLMVEDNQADVMLMELALEDFLPDLSLQVVPDGVDALAYLKRQPPYEHASRPQLMLLDGNTPRKSAVEVLAEVRQDPAFRDLPVLVFSGSTAEADAKKSIQAGATAYITKPTGLDEYTRVVQDTLGFWHARLAEAEE
- a CDS encoding ATP-binding protein, whose product is MLHHPAEEAALLSDVFPHPACTADAQGRSLWGNQAWQALATWDHAGRNPDLMDLLTPEQQRGVSSRLAQRVPFELELQFQSLRKGPGWFRVTGRLQPSAVDGASVWLFTAVNIDDLVQERQHRAQLQSMMDASTSCIKVLDLDSRLLSMNAGGMATMEIDNFDACRNVLWLDFWDGPTRGRVEAALERARRGERTVIEAARATFKGTPKWWEITMSPLYDKQGEVNQLSVVSRDITAAKAAQEAISALDAFVAFSKISSTTTDVLVLARHAVDVLEATLGDVTVAYSTLEDSFWKCQVWSDDLAPELVAVLTAGIPVTAPGYAQALATHEPVFVAGWDAEVQGAARTEDYGAAAFYPCVVDDRPMGLLTMGTRRDGELSERERAVFRSVGRSLTLALERAEIAQRMLDQRNELEARSRALEGFAELTHDLTLQTEPNALLSRSMELVLSLLPGGYAVFYQHHGGRWNAAALVGNVGSGQLQAAVEAGFPVGRTPTLDIPCETKTPWFQERYDPDQDVVAELAQHPHTVATLPVMVNGKVHGIFNVALFEPRSWSAADKAVLTTTVHSLGLALESAQGVVHLAEERRKLEAANEELEAFAYSVSHDLRTPVRHIISFNTLLRKQLAEYTDPKAARYLTVIDDAAHRMNTLIDAMLDLSRTSRLPLRLTPVDLGTLVERVRRELQPDLVERKVQWQVRNLPQVMGDEDTLHQVMENLLSNALKYSRTRDEAVIEIWAQERERDWAVFVNDNGAGFDPRYSNKLFSVFQRLHRHDEFEGVGVGLANVRRIIHRHGGQVMATGSPGQGATFGFTLPKR